The Sphingopyxis fribergensis DNA segment CCGGCGAGAAGGGCGCGTTCGCGATTCTGACCGCCAAGGGCGACGTCTATCACGCCGAAAATATCGTCCTCGCGATCGGTACGCAGGGCAATCCGAACCGGATGCGCTGCGAGGGCGCCGACCTGCCGCACATCATCTATCAGGTCGACGATCCCGAGGATTTCAAGGACAAGCATATCACCGTCGTCGGATCGGGCGATGCGGGGATCGAAAATGCGCTGGGGGTCGCCGAGGAGGCGCTGGAAAACACCGTCACGATCTTGAACCGATCAAAGGATTTTGCGCGCGCCAAGGCAAAAAATGTCGCCGATATGACCGAGGCGGGCGAGAATGGTTTCATGTCGATCCGCACCGAGACGCAGCCGAAGAAGGTCGAGCCGGGCTGGCTGACGCTCGAAACCCCGACGGGCGAAGAACGGATCGAATGCGACGTGATCGTCGCGCGGCTGGGCTCGGTCGCGCCGCGCGGGTTCGTCGAATCGATGGGGATCGAGTTCACCGGCCCCGACCGCGAGGCCTTTCCGAAACTGTCGCCGACGTTCGAGACGACGGTGCCGGGGCTTTATGTCATTGGCGCGCTCGCGGGCTATCCGCTGATCAAGCATTGCATGAACCAGGGCTATGACGTCGTCGAGTTCATCAACGGCAACAGCGCCTTGACCCCCGCCGACGAAAAGGATCTGGCGGCGATTTTTGCCAACCTGCCGCACAAGAAGTCGGTCAGCGAGTGGCTGGAATATCTGCGATCGCGGGTCAGCATCTTTGCCGATGTGTCGCCGCTCCAGATGCGCGAGTTCATGCTCGATTCGAAGGTCGCTTTCTATTCCAAGGGCGAGGCGGTTTTCGAGAAGGGCGATCCGGGATCGTCGCTGTTCGCAATTGCCGACGGCTTTGCAGAGGTCGAGGTCGGCCCCGATTTCACCGTGCCGATCGAACAGGGGTCGATCTTTGGTGAGGTCGGCTTGATTTCGGGGCGCAAGCGCGGCGCGACGATCCGCGCGGGCGAGGACAGCATCTTTGTCGAGGTGTCGCGCACCGCAGCACTGAAGCTGATGGCGGCGGTGCCAGGCGCCAAGCGCGTCATCAACCGAATCTCGCTCGAACGCCAATTGCTCCAGATTTTCAAGGGGGGGCTGACCGTCGAAGATCTGGCGGACGTGGTCGATACCGCCGAGGTCGAGCGCGTGTCCGCGGGCAAGGTCGTGCTGACCGAGGGCGAGCAGGGCGACGATGTTTATGTGATCCGGTCGGGATCGATGGTGGTCGAGAAGGACATCGGCGGCAAGCCGATCTTCCTGCGCTACCTGCCCGCGGGCAGCTTCTTCGGCGAAATGGGGGTGCTCAGCGGCCAACCGCGCAACGCCACAGTGAAGGCGGCGGTCGGCGCCGAGCTAATCAAGCTGACCGGCGAAAGTTTCCGCAAGATGCTGAGCGCGCGGCCGCAGGTGCGCGAAGCGACCGAGGCCGCCGTTGCCGAACGCGCGCAAATGAACAGCTTCATCGAATCGCGCAAGGCGAGCTATTCGAGCGCGGTCGACCTTTATTCGGACACCGCGAGCTTCATCATGAAGGAGGGGCTGGGCGAGGCTACCGACGCGCTGTTGATCGACGAGAATCTGTGCGTCGGCTGCGACAATTGCGAAAAGGCATGCGCCGACAGTCACGAAGGCCTGTCGCGGCTCGACCGCGAGGCGGGCAAGACCTTTGCGCATCTGCATGTGCCGACGAGCTGCCGCCACTGCGAGCATCCGCACTGCATGGCCGATTGTCCGCCGAATGTGATCCACCGCGGCCCCGATGGCGAGGTGTTCATGGAGCCGGGCTGCATCGGCTGCGGCAATTGCATGCGCAACTGCCCCTATGGCGTGATCCGCATGGAGGCGGCGCCGCCCGAAAAGCCGAGCCTGCTGCGCTGGCTGCTCACCGGGTTCGGTCCGGGCCCTGGCGAGCCGTCGCCCAAATGGACCAAGAAGCAATTGGGTGACGAGAAACCCAAGAAGATCGCGGTCAAATGCGACATGTGCAAAGGCATTTCGGGCGGTCCGGCGTGCGTGCGGGCGTGCCCGACCGGCGCCGCGATCCGCGTCTCGCCCGAAGAATTTTTGTCGATCGCGCGGCTTGAAGAGGACGCCGGCTGATGGCGAGCCTTTTTCAGCGTCGCCGGTCGAAGGCCACCCAAACCGAGCGCGTCCGCGAGCGCAAGCATGAGGGTTTCCTACGCTACGCCGGTTTTCGCTGGGCGAAGATTTCGGGTGGGCTCTGCCTGCTGATCATCGTGAGCTACGCGCTGGTCGATGTGACGCCGCGGCATAATGGCGGTAGCTGGTACGGCTATACGCTCGGCACGATCGGCGCGGGGCTGATCCTGTGGCTCACCGCGCTCGGCTATCGCAAGCGCAAGATGACGAGCAGCGCTTGGTCGTTGAAGGCGTGGACGTCGGCGCATGTCTATCTCGGGCTCAGCCTGATCGTCATCGGCACCTGGCACACGGGGTTCCAGCTTGGCTGGAATGTCCATACGCTCGCGTGGGCGTTGATGATGCTGGTCATCCTGTCGGGGCTTTATGGTGTCATCGTCTATGCGACCTTGCCCGCGGCGCTGTCGAACAACCGCGACGAAATGACGCAGATGCAGATGCTCGAGGCGATCCGCGCCTTCGATCGGCAGCTGCACAGCGCGGCGCAGCCGCTGACGCCCGCCGATACCGCGCCGGTGCTGGCGGCGCTCGACGAGGATCCGTTCGCGGGCGGCGTCATGGCGCGGTTGTCGGGACGCTATCCCAATTGCGCGACCGCCGCGGCGCTGCGCACGCTGTCGGGCTCCAATGGCAGCGATCGCGAGGCGCGCGAAAAGGTCGTCGGGCTGCTCAAGCAGAAGCAGGCGGCGCTGAC contains these protein-coding regions:
- a CDS encoding NAD(P)-binding domain-containing protein, with protein sequence MSEVVPIDRVKVAIIGSGPAGLSAASRAAQLGLSHILLEKTDHLSDTIFKYQKGKRVLATPERLDLRSDCRFAEGAREYILGNWDEDAANNKVNVAYHAEVAEVTGEKGAFAILTAKGDVYHAENIVLAIGTQGNPNRMRCEGADLPHIIYQVDDPEDFKDKHITVVGSGDAGIENALGVAEEALENTVTILNRSKDFARAKAKNVADMTEAGENGFMSIRTETQPKKVEPGWLTLETPTGEERIECDVIVARLGSVAPRGFVESMGIEFTGPDREAFPKLSPTFETTVPGLYVIGALAGYPLIKHCMNQGYDVVEFINGNSALTPADEKDLAAIFANLPHKKSVSEWLEYLRSRVSIFADVSPLQMREFMLDSKVAFYSKGEAVFEKGDPGSSLFAIADGFAEVEVGPDFTVPIEQGSIFGEVGLISGRKRGATIRAGEDSIFVEVSRTAALKLMAAVPGAKRVINRISLERQLLQIFKGGLTVEDLADVVDTAEVERVSAGKVVLTEGEQGDDVYVIRSGSMVVEKDIGGKPIFLRYLPAGSFFGEMGVLSGQPRNATVKAAVGAELIKLTGESFRKMLSARPQVREATEAAVAERAQMNSFIESRKASYSSAVDLYSDTASFIMKEGLGEATDALLIDENLCVGCDNCEKACADSHEGLSRLDREAGKTFAHLHVPTSCRHCEHPHCMADCPPNVIHRGPDGEVFMEPGCIGCGNCMRNCPYGVIRMEAAPPEKPSLLRWLLTGFGPGPGEPSPKWTKKQLGDEKPKKIAVKCDMCKGISGGPACVRACPTGAAIRVSPEEFLSIARLEEDAG